One region of Moraxella sp. ZY210820 genomic DNA includes:
- a CDS encoding gamma-glutamylcyclotransferase family protein — MIEQLFVYGTLAPGRANAHQLAELKGTWTPATIRGYLYPNGWGAAMGFPAVIPDDDGDLIKGFIFKSEDLEQHWQRLDEFEGEGYQRVMVTAEFDDATPTQAYVYALNPDELKQVQPAM; from the coding sequence ATGATAGAACAACTTTTTGTTTATGGTACACTCGCACCAGGGCGTGCTAATGCTCATCAGCTGGCTGAATTAAAAGGTACTTGGACACCTGCAACCATTCGTGGTTATTTATATCCTAACGGCTGGGGTGCAGCAATGGGTTTTCCCGCAGTCATTCCTGACGATGATGGTGATTTGATTAAAGGCTTTATTTTTAAATCTGAAGATTTAGAACAACATTGGCAACGTTTAGATGAATTCGAAGGTGAAGGCTATCAACGTGTTATGGTAACAGCAGAATTTGATGATGCCACCCCAACTCAAGCCTATGTTTATGCACTCAATCCTGATGAGTTAAAGCAAGTACAACCTGCCATGTAA
- a CDS encoding NUDIX domain-containing protein, whose translation MNILTQASFNQNDYHILSEETLYQGFLTVKRLNISHRAYHQQADIHIQRETIHRPHASGALICNHQQQKFILIEQFRVGAVHDKHSPWQLEIVAGVLDGDESPESCIRRECAEEAGCEVQQLQHLFTFYPSAGACSEIFDLYVAQCDIPEQGQVHGMANEGENILVHIFDYQHVDELLSSGRLHNAPVIMALQWLSQYIKTTAITA comes from the coding sequence ATGAACATTTTAACCCAAGCAAGTTTTAACCAAAATGACTACCATATCTTATCCGAAGAAACTTTATATCAAGGTTTTCTTACCGTTAAACGTCTAAATATTTCACATCGTGCTTATCATCAACAAGCGGATATTCATATCCAGCGTGAAACTATTCATCGTCCCCATGCTTCTGGTGCATTAATTTGCAATCATCAACAACAAAAATTTATCTTAATTGAACAGTTCCGTGTTGGTGCAGTACACGACAAACATTCACCATGGCAATTAGAAATTGTGGCTGGTGTACTTGATGGCGATGAATCTCCTGAGTCGTGTATCCGCCGTGAATGTGCAGAAGAAGCAGGTTGTGAAGTACAACAATTACAGCATTTGTTTACATTTTATCCATCAGCAGGGGCCTGTTCAGAAATTTTTGATTTATATGTTGCCCAGTGTGATATTCCTGAACAAGGTCAAGTACATGGTATGGCAAATGAAGGGGAGAATATTTTAGTGCATATTTTCGATTATCAACATGTTGATGAATTGCTCTCTTCTGGGCGTTTGCATAATGCACCTGTGATTATGGCATTACAATGGCTTTCTCAATATATTAAAACCACAGCAATAACTGCATAA
- a CDS encoding metallophosphoesterase: MITLNPTQDDITLIQISDTHLLADPDERFVGVKPEQHFSHILQKIKQNFPHMTAVFHTGDVTQDSYPATYERYLTAMQSLGVPFFQTLGNHDNPKYFPNNEPDSPSIQPSVIDLGTWQLIMLNSAVVGRIDGCISQAQLDFLQQHLSVHQKPTLLAFHHHVFEMNSKWLDEHKLKNSQQLLDVIQQFPHLKACFMGHVHQAFHCKWQHIDFYSIPATSIQFKPQSVDFSLDNTAPAYRSLVLKADGTYETELHYLNVFQHIYTHYPGY; encoded by the coding sequence ATGATTACATTAAATCCTACCCAAGATGATATTACGCTGATTCAAATTAGTGATACCCATTTATTGGCTGACCCTGATGAGCGTTTTGTAGGCGTTAAACCCGAACAACATTTTTCTCATATTTTACAAAAAATTAAACAAAACTTTCCGCACATGACAGCAGTGTTTCATACGGGTGATGTAACTCAAGATTCTTACCCTGCAACTTATGAACGCTATCTCACTGCTATGCAGAGTTTAGGTGTGCCTTTTTTCCAGACTTTAGGCAATCATGATAATCCTAAATATTTTCCTAATAATGAGCCTGATAGTCCATCTATTCAACCAAGTGTGATTGATTTAGGCACATGGCAATTGATTATGCTCAATAGTGCAGTGGTTGGTCGTATTGATGGCTGTATTTCACAAGCACAATTAGACTTTTTACAGCAACATTTATCAGTACATCAAAAACCAACATTATTGGCTTTTCATCATCATGTGTTTGAAATGAACTCAAAATGGCTTGATGAACATAAACTGAAAAATTCACAACAATTATTAGATGTTATTCAACAATTTCCGCATCTAAAAGCGTGCTTTATGGGTCATGTTCATCAAGCATTCCATTGCAAATGGCAACATATTGATTTTTATAGCATTCCTGCAACATCGATACAGTTTAAACCACAAAGCGTTGATTTTTCTTTAGATAATACCGCACCTGCATATCGCAGTTTAGTATTAAAAGCAGATGGCACTTATGAAACAGAATTGCATTATTTAAATGTCTTCCAACATATTTATACGCACTATCCGGGATATTAA
- the gluQRS gene encoding tRNA glutamyl-Q(34) synthetase GluQRS, whose translation MSQYSSSAYVGRFAPSPTGPLHFGSLITAVASYCDAKHHGGRWLVRIEDTDIPRIYPNSEQHILQCIDAFAFEYDDKIIFQKDRLDIYEQVLQQLRQQNAIYACQCTRKQLNGSTIYANTCRNLALDFNNNAIRLKVNQDIIEFDDLLQGHQSSCLLHDLGDFVLKRRDGIISYQLAVVVDDYLQGITHIIRGADLLDNTARQIWLGQILGYPRLQYGHLPLAMNATGQKLSKQNLAHALEIQQAPQLLQQAFTALNQPIVDIDTPSRMLTQAIAQWDFNRIPKQLHLKEIYQ comes from the coding sequence ATGTCTCAATATTCTTCTAGTGCCTATGTTGGACGTTTTGCTCCATCACCTACTGGTCCGCTCCATTTTGGCTCATTAATTACCGCAGTTGCGAGTTATTGTGATGCTAAACATCATGGTGGACGTTGGCTAGTTCGCATTGAAGATACTGATATTCCCCGTATTTACCCCAATAGTGAACAGCATATTTTGCAATGTATCGATGCATTTGCATTTGAATATGATGACAAGATTATTTTTCAAAAAGACCGCCTAGATATTTACGAGCAAGTGCTACAACAATTACGGCAACAAAATGCGATTTATGCTTGCCAATGCACACGTAAACAATTAAATGGCTCAACAATTTATGCCAACACGTGTCGAAATTTAGCTTTAGATTTTAACAATAACGCTATCCGTTTAAAAGTAAATCAAGACATCATTGAATTTGATGATTTGTTACAAGGTCATCAATCCAGTTGTTTATTGCATGATTTAGGTGATTTTGTACTTAAACGCCGTGATGGGATTATTAGCTATCAACTTGCTGTTGTGGTAGATGATTATTTGCAAGGCATTACTCATATTATCCGTGGTGCAGACTTACTAGATAATACTGCAAGACAAATTTGGTTAGGGCAAATTTTGGGCTATCCACGTTTACAATATGGACATTTACCCTTAGCGATGAATGCCACAGGGCAGAAATTATCTAAACAAAATCTTGCCCATGCTTTAGAGATACAACAAGCTCCCCAATTATTACAACAAGCATTTACCGCATTAAATCAACCTATTGTTGATATTGATACACCATCACGTATGCTTACTCAAGCCATCGCTCAATGGGATTTTAATCGCATTCCAAAACAATTGCACTTAAAAGAGATTTATCAATAA
- the dksA gene encoding RNA polymerase-binding protein DksA, whose product MTNETIIADETVTEKVKRPRKTKVKTEEVATETVPATPTNNNNGLFGYEPYQPAKNEEYMSDGQLAHFRQILMAWKAELVSEADRTIHSMQDDSTALPDVNDRATQEEEFAIELRTRDRERKLIHKIEQSLADITAGDYGFCEECGTEIGLRRLEARPTATLCIDCKTLAEIKEKQENG is encoded by the coding sequence ATGACCAACGAAACAATCATCGCAGATGAAACTGTAACTGAAAAAGTAAAGCGTCCACGTAAAACTAAAGTGAAAACTGAAGAAGTTGCTACTGAAACAGTTCCAGCAACTCCTACAAACAACAACAATGGTTTGTTTGGCTATGAACCTTATCAGCCAGCGAAAAATGAAGAATATATGTCAGATGGACAACTTGCACATTTCCGTCAAATTTTAATGGCATGGAAAGCAGAATTAGTGAGTGAAGCAGACCGTACTATTCACAGTATGCAAGATGACTCAACAGCACTGCCTGATGTAAATGACCGTGCAACACAAGAAGAAGAATTTGCAATCGAATTGCGTACTCGCGACCGTGAACGTAAATTAATTCATAAAATTGAACAATCTTTAGCAGATATTACTGCTGGTGATTATGGTTTTTGTGAAGAATGTGGTACAGAAATCGGTTTACGTCGTTTAGAAGCACGCCCTACAGCGACTTTATGTATTGATTGTAAAACTTTAGCAGAAATCAAAGAAAAGCAAGAAAACGGTTAA